In Tsukamurella tyrosinosolvens, the genomic window ACAAGGGCGCATCGTACCGAGCCATCGGCGAATCCGACCGGGAAACCATTGATCAACTCTTCGGGGCTGCGTCCGATGCACGGCGCAGCCTCGACGAGACCTTCGTCGCCATCGATCGGATTCTGGCCAACCCGGCGCAATCGGACCCGGTTGTATCCGAGGCCGCCGCAACGGACCCTGTTGATGTCGAACAGAACGAGGTCACCCCCGTAGACGCCACGACATTGACGGAGTTCTTGACCGAGCGCTATCCGAACGACGGCAGGGCGTCAGATGCCGGTCTGGCCTTTGCAGTCGAGCTGGTACGGAAGTCGGGACTTCAGACGATCGAAGCACTCCAGGCGGAGCTCGACGGTCAGGACGACGATCGAATCAAGGCGCTGATGGACATGAACACGCCGGTGACGCAGGTCAGACGGCTCGACGATTCGCTGCTCGCCAGGTTCGGTGAGGACTACATCGACAGCACCGGCGACTCTGGAAACGGCAAGTCGCGTGCGATGCAGCTGCGGTCTCGGTTCGACCTCCTTCGCGGGAAGGTCGGTCACAGTCATTACTTCCTCGTCGGACTGGACGTTCCCGATGACGTCTCCATGCAGCCGCTGCCCGCGGCCCGCACCGTACGAGAATTCGCTCGAATCGTCGCGAACCGCCGTGGGGTGGCCGCGGCAGAAGTCGAGGGTGCGATCAGTGGGCGTGACGACCTTCCAACGAGCGCACGCGCAAAGCAGGTGACTCTAGACGGCGGCGGTGCGGTCTGGGTCGCGACGAACCTCCGTCGAGACGCCTCTGAACGCCTCTTCGCGGAACTGAGCAGGAACGCCGAGGGATTGGACGTGAAGGTGATGAGGGACGATGGCCGTGGACCCGAACATATCGAGTCCTGACCCCGTCCCGGTCTGCGGATCGAACATCTCTTCCGGCCGCAAGCCGGCGGTGAGATCATGATCACGGAGTTGGACCCGTCGCAAGCGGCGGTTGCCGACGCGGCCCCTCACGAGCGGTTGCTCGTGACAGCGGGAGCAGGCCAGGGGAAGACGGAGGTCGTCGCCGCTCGTCTGGAGCACCTGATCGACGAGGGACTATCGGCTTCGCGGGAGATACTGGTACTCAGTTTCTCCCGCGCGGCCGTGCGCGCAATCGAGGATCGCTTGCGGGCGGCGGAGCTCGCCCGCGTCAACGTTCGTACCTTCGACTCATTCGCATCGGAACTGATTCTCGTCGCCGGACTAGAACCGGTTGGAACGTTCGACGAGCGGATTCGGATGGCGACGCGGCTCCTCGCAGAGGATCCGGATGTGAACGACCTGATGTCCGACCTTCGCCACGTCGTCATCGACGAAGTCCAGGACCTCGTCGGCGACCGCGCGGACTTCGTCCTCGCGATCGTCGGCGGTATCGACGATGAAGCGGGCATAACGGTGCTCGGTGACCCGCTGCAGGGGATCTACGACTTCGTTCTGTCGGAGTCCGAGAGTGGAACGACCTTCGACGAACTTCTCGTGGGGCTCGAGGCTCTTCCAGGGGCGCAGAGGGTGACGTTGGAGCGCGACTATCGCGCCCGAGGTTCCGACTGCGTTCGGTTCGTGGAGGTCTCCAAGCAGGTCCGGCGGATGGGCCTGCCCGACGCGATCGAGCTGATACGCACCTATCGAGAGTCCCTGCCGCACGTGAAGGTCGTCGACGACTGGCAGGAGGTGGTGGGGCCGACCGGGCGAACAGGGGTGCTCTGCCGCAGCAATGCGGAAGTGCTAGCGGTCTCCGCGGAGCTCAGCAGTAGTGGGATCGAACACGTCGTGAGGCGCCCGGCCCGCGCTCGTGGCGGCGCCAGATGGATCGCGAATGCTCTGTCCGGACTGACAGGCCCACTGGTTGCGCGCTCGGACGTCGAACGAGCACTTGCTGCGGTGTTGCCGCAGGACGAGGTCTCCGAATGTTGGTTCGCGCTGACGCGGTCCACGGGCCGAACGCGATCGGGCGATCAGCTCAACCTCGCCGCGCTCCGTGCTGCGATCAGAACCGCCGCGGTACCGCTGCAGCTGGTCGAACCCGACGACGCCCCTGTGATCGTGTCCACTGTTCATCGGGCGAAGGGACTGGAGTTCGATCACGTCGTCCTCGTCGGCGACGGCGACGGCGACGCGTTCGGCGAGGAGTCCGACGCCTCCCGCTTGCACCTCGAATACGTCGCACTCAGTAGGGCCCGCGACACGATGGTGATCGTCGATGGACGTGGTTCGCGGGGACTCATCGTCGAGCGCGACTGGTTACCGGGTCGCCTTCAGCGGCTCAGCGGCCCGCGCGGGCGACTACGGATGTCCGCATTGGAGCTCACCCGATCGGACGTGGAGGCAGGCGTTCCGTATGTCGGCGCGATGACACCGGCTTCCGAGGTTCAGCGCACGTTGTCCTCGATCAGAGCCGGAGCAGCCGTCACCGGCGTTCTCGACGTCGTGGCGTCGACGGCGGATCGACCGGTGTACGACCTGACTGTGGGCGGTTCGACGGTCGGGCGCACGACGGCGGCGTTCGGCGAAGCTCTGGCGTCGGGACTCTCGCTGCTGCCGGGCGTTTGGCCCGGGGAGCTCGGTGACATGGTTCTCACTTCGGTCGAAACTTCTGCCGGGACTGCCGAAGTCACAGAAGATGCAGGGATCGGCCCGAGCGGTTTATGGCTGGTGCCACGAATCGTGGGGCTGGCACGGCCGGGTCCCGAGGTCATGGAAAGGGTGGGGTAGCGGTGGCTGGCGATCTGACGGAGATGTACGCATTCCGCGAGAAAATGGTAGATGCACTTCGTAAGGATCTGGTCGGTCCGAGCGGGGGAATGGACGAGATGATAGACGAGGCGCCTCTGTCCCGCTACATAGTCGGTGCCTTGTGGCCGGTACAGGACGACGACGACACGATCAGTGAACAGGGAGAGAAGGCCGATCCCACAGGCGCGGAGGCCGATGCGGAGGCCGATGAGGGCAGTCCGGTCGCCGAGTCCCGCATGCGGTTCCCGTCGTCGGTCGGAATGACGTTCTCGGTGCGCGCCTCGGCCGGACTCGTCTCGGTGATCCCTCGGGGTGCACGGTACGAGGACACGAGTGACCCCGGCTCCGACGAGACACGGTGGCAGCGCCATCCGCTACCGGAGGTCCCCATGGTCGTAGATCTGCGCGAAGCCGGCGTGAAGCGCCCCGAGGTTGCGGACGGACTTCAGCTCTACACGTTCGTGCGGCCCGAGCGCGACGGCGTGGTCACCGTGACGGTTGCCCTGAAGAACACCCGGGAATCGATCAAAGGCGAGTTGCGCGACTCGTCCTCCTGGTTTCAAGTGGGCCTCACGGTTCGCGCCGAATCGGACGACATCGTGGATCGGTCCGTCGCCAAGAACATCGGAGCGGATGCCGATCTCGACACCGCCGCGCTGATGTACCGGGATAGCCACAGCTTCGCCATCGGTCACGGCTGCGCCGCTGACTGGGACCGTGTGCCGGGTGCCCGGGACGTCTCGGAGGTCCGGACGGAATTCATTCCCACGCATGAAGTCCACCGGGCCAAGCCCGGAGCAGTCGAAGGTGTCGATCTGCGGATGAAGACCCTCGCGAACGGTGCCGTCGGCGAGATCACGGCGAACCTCACAGCACTCACCTCTCGTTACCGCGACTGGATCGACGCACTCGAGGGTGATGTCCATTCCGGGGCGGCCCACGTGGATGGTGGTCTGCGCGACGTCGCGGCCCGCCACTTCCGCGACATGCGGAGGGCGGCCGACAGGGTCGACGTCGGAATCCGATTGCTGGATAGCGATGCCGACGCCCTACGTGCTTTCCGTCTAGCGAATCGCGCGATGCAGTTGCAGCGAGCGAGGCAGGACTGGGTCCGCGGTGGAGCCGAGGGAACGGTCGGTGACGGACACGACGCGCAATGGCGTCCGTTCCAGATCGCCTACGTGCTGCTCAATCTGCCCGGAATCAACGATCCGAAGCACGCCGACAGGGACGTCGCGGACCTACTGTGGTTTCCCACCGGCGGAGGTAAGACCGAGGCGTACCTGGGACTGGTGGCGTTCGTCATCCTGCTGCGCCGCATCCGTGATTCGTCGGCGCTGGGCGTTGCCGTGATCATGCGGTACACACTGAGGCTGTTGACGATTCAGCAGTTCGAGCGGGCCGCGATGTTGATGTGCTCGCTGGAGACGGTGCGGGAGGCCGATCCGAAACTGGGCTCGCGGCCGTTCTCGATCGGTCTGTGGGTCGGCTCGGGTGCGACTCCCAACAGTCTGAGAGAGGCGCGAACCTCGCTCACCAAGCTCGCGAACGGGCAGGATCTTCAGGAGAAGAATCCCGTCCAACTCACGCAGTGCCCCTGGTGCGGCACTGCGATGAACGACGGGCAGTACTCGGTGGAACGCAGACCGCACGAGCATCTGCGCATCGCCTGCGGCACGCCCTCATGCGACTTTCGTAACGGGCTACCGGTCCATGTGATCGATGAGGACGTCTATCGTGCCCGGCCGGAGCTGATCCTGGGTACCGTGGACAAGTTCGCGATGATGGCGTGGAACGAGAACGTCGGCAAACTCTTCGCCCGAGATGGTATCGGCTCGGCGCCCGAGCTGATCATTCAGGACGAGTTGCACCTCATCTCCGGGCCATTGGGTTCGATGGTCGGCCTGTACGAGACCGCGGTGGACGCGGCGTGCTCGGTACCCTCGCTCAGCGATGAGCGCGGTCGGGCACGGCCCAAGGTGATCGCGTCGACGGCGACCATTCGGCGGGCGGAAGAACAGGTCAAGGCGGTGTTCGACCGGACGGCGAATCTCTTTCCGCCACCGGGGATCGACCCGGACAGGTCCTTCTTCGCGGAGCCGTCGGACCGCAACGAGCTCGGCACCCGGCAGTACGTGGGGGTGATGGCGTCCGGCACGAGCCACGCGACACTCCTCGTGCGCGTATACGCCGCGCTGCTGCAGGCCGCCGCAGACATCGACGGTGAAGATGCAGTGCGTGACCCGTACTGGACGCTTCTGGGGTACTTCAACAGCCTGCGCGTGCTGGGCAGTGCGTACCTCCAGGTCGAAGGCGATGTCCGCGAACGGCTGGGAGTGGTCGCGCGGCGATCTGGCTCCACGAAACGCGAGCTCAAGACGATCAACGAATTGACCAGTCGCGTGCCCTCTTCGGAGATCCCTGAGCGCCTCAAAGCGCTGGAGACCGCGGTCGGAGGAACGCAGTCACCGAACGACGTCGTGCTCGCGACGAACATGATCTCGGTGGGAGTCGACATCGACCGCTTGGGCCTCATGGCGGTAATGGGGCAACCGCAGGCGAGCGCCGAGTACATCCAGGCGACATCTCGAGTCGGACGCAAGCACCCGGGCCTGGTGGTCACCATCTTCAACTCGGCGCGATCCCGCGATCGATCGCACTACGAGAGCTTCCGGCCGTTCCATCAGTCGCTCTACCGCGCCGTCGAGGCCACCAGCGCGACGCCGTTCGCCGCCCGCGCGCGCGATCGAGGGCTGCACGGCGTTCTCATCGCCGCCACACGGATGCTCGTGAAGGGGATGGCGGCGGACGACGCGGCGCACTTCGCCTCCGAACGTTGGGACGACTTGGTCGTGATCGACGAGTTGGTGACCGCCCGGGTAGCCCGGGTGGCACCGGATGAGGCAGAGGCAACGGAAAGCGAGATCGGGCGCCTACGGGAAATCTGGGCAGACGCGGGCGACGACCAGCCGAACCTGAAGTACAAGAACAAGAACTTCGACGCCGCCCTGATGGTCCGCCCCGAGGACGCGCTCGTGAACGAGGACATCGACTATTCGGTTCACGAGCCCCCGTGGCCGACCCTGCAGAGCATGCGGGACGTCGACGCCGAGAGCAGCCTCCACCACATGTCACTGAGGAGGAAGAAGTGAGCGAATCCGCAGCCAAGGCGCGTCGTAGTCAATTGGTGAGCACCTACGGGATCGGTGGCCTCTTCCCGTCGGAGACGTCGAGCTACATGATCGTGGGACTGCACCACTGGAAGCACGACAAGTGCCCCGAGGTCGTCGAACCCCGGCTCGCACGATCGCTGGGCGTGCAGGAGCTGAGAATGCCCGCGGCGGGCGGTCGAAGGGACGTTCCGGTGGTGCGGTTCCCCGAGACCCAGATCTGCCCCGCATGCCGCCGGCTGGGAACCACAACGCAGCTCGGGGGTGACTGGAACGCCACACACTGCCGCTGCAAGGACGGGCGCGACGGTGCGGCACTATCCCCGTTCCGTTTGATCATCGCCTGCAAGCGCGGGCACATCGACGATTTCCCGTTCTTCCAATGGCTCCACCGCGGCCCCAGGGGCGGTGAGGGTGCGTCCCATGAGATGAGAATGGTCTCCCTGGGCCGCACATCGTCGTTGGATGATCTGGTCCTCGAATGCACGTGCGGGGTGGAGCAGAAGAGCCTCGACGGCGCATCGCATGCGACGGCGATGAAGGGCGTTTTCAGCTGCAAAGGCCACCGGCCGTGGCTCGGGCCCGAGTTCGACCAGGAGTGCGATGAGGTGCCGAGGGTTCTGCAGCGCGGTGCGTCGAACGTGTGGTTTCCCGCGGTCCGTTCGGCCATCTCCATCCCGCCCTATTCTGAGGCGCTGTCGAAGTTCGTCGCCAAGAACTGGCCTTTCGTGGAGAAGGTGCTCGCGCCCGACGACGCCGCAGCGCAGGCGGCCGCGAACCAGTCGCGGGGGAAGTTCACCGCGGAACAGATCGTGGCGGAGGTGCTCAGGCGGCACGGCGAGGAGAGCGGCGAAGCGTTGGACGAGGCTCAGTTGCGCCGTCAGGAGTTCAAGGCGCTGATGGACGGCCGCGACGACAACGACGAGGATCCCGATTTCGTCTGCCTGAAAACCGTTGTCGGCGGGAACTTCCCGGCTGTGGTTCCGGCTTCCCTCACCGAACTCCGCAAGGTCACCCGCCTTCGTGAGGTTCGCGCTTTGCGCGGGTTTTCGCGGCTGAGCGGCGAAGCGGATGAAGTTTCACTATGTGCGTTGTCGCCCGACCGGACGAACTGGCTGCCCGCGATCGAGGTGATCGGCGAGGGCATATTCGTCGGATTCGACCGAACGAAGGTGACCGAGTGGGCCGAATCCGAGTTCGCACAGCGTCGTCGGAAGCTCTTGCAGCGCGCGGCGGACAAGCAGGGCGCGGCTTTCAAGCGCGCTCCCATAACGGTGGACATCGCGAAGGTCGCCCTGCACACCTTCGCGCACGTCCTCATCGATCAGCTCTCGCTGGACGCCGGCTATCCCGCTTCCGCCCTGCGGGAACGCCTGTTCGTGGATGCGGAGATGGCGGGCATGCTGATCTACACGGCGAGCTCCGATTCCGCGGGAAGCCTGGGCGGTGTGGCATCCCAGGCGGATCCGCATCGGTTCGTGGAAGCCGTCCGTGAGGGGCTGACGCGATTGTCCTGGTGCACATCGGACCCGGTATGCATCGAGTCACCGGCGTCGGGCACCGACGCGCTCAACATGGCGGCCTGCCATGCGTGCGTGCTCGCGCCGGAGACCTCGTGCGAGGAGAACAACACGCTCCTCGATCGTGCGCTGCTGTTCGGCACGCACGAGCCGGGCGAGGAGACCGCGGGTCTGTTCAGTGCGCATCTCGCGCACGCCTAAGCTCAGCACCTGAGCGCTAGAGGAGGCACCGGTACATGGCGGATATCGCCGCAGGGGAACGCGTCGTCGTTCGCGATGAGGAGTGGCTGGTGCGTGCGGTGCGCACCACCGAGCGAGACGGAACCCGGGTCGAGGTCACCGGTCTGAGCGAGCTCGTCCGCGATCAGGACGCCGTGTTCTTCGACCACCCGGAACTGGACGTCGTCCACCGGCTCGATCCGCGCGACGGGAATCTCGTCGCGGATGCGTCGCCGGGATTCCGGCGCACCCGCCTGTGGCTGGAGTCCGCACGCCGGGCGAGCCCGATCCCGGTGTCCGATACCAGGATCACCGTCGGTCATGAAGCCCTGCTCGACCGCATGGACTACCAGCTGCGGCCAGCTGCGCAGGCATTGCGGAACCTGCGGCCCCGCATCCTCATCGGCGACGCGGTGGGTTTGGGCAAGACCCTCGAGATCGGCATCCTGCTGTCCGAGTTGATCCGGCGGGGCCGCGGCGAACGCATCCTGGTGGTCACGCCCCGCGCCGTGCTCGAACAGTTCCAGCAGGAACTCTGGACCAGATTCGCGATCCCACTCGTTCGGCTGGACTCCGCCGGAATCCAGCGCGTCAAGCAGACACTGCCCAGCTCGCGGAACCCGTTCAGCTATTACAAGCGTGCGATCGTCTCCATCGACACCCTCAAGAACCCGGCCCGCTACAAGCACCACTTGAAGAACCAGCACTGGGACGCCGTAGTGATCGACGAGTGCCACAACCTGATCAACCGTGGAACGCAGAACAACGAGCTGGCACGGCTGCTGTCCGCGCAATCCGACGCCTTCATCCTCGCCAGCGCCACGCCGCACAACGGAAAACAGGAATCCTTCGCCGAGCTGATCAACATGCTCGACCCCACGGCGATCGTGGATCCGCAGAAGTACCAGGCCGAGGATATCGAGCACCTCTATGTGCGCCGGCACCGCAACTCGCCCGATGTGAAGCTCGACGTTGCCCATAAATGGCGGGAGCGTCGCACTCCCGACATCGTCGGTGTCACGCCCACTCCCGCGGAGCGGGCCGTGCTGCGCGAGCTGGAGGACGTCTGGTTGCACCCCACCGGGCAGCCGGTGGTTGAGGGCAAGGGGCGGCGCCTCTTCCCGTGGACGCTGTACAAGGCGTTCCTCTCCTCTCCCCGGGCACTGCGGGCCAGTATCGACCGCCGCATCCGTGCCATCGGGGACGAGTTCGAGCGCGAATCGATGGCCTTACAGCGCCTTGATGAACTCGCCGCGGCCGCGGACGTCGCGACGCCCGCCAAACTGGCACGGCTCGTCGACTACCTGGTCGGAATCGGAGTCGCGAAGAACTCCGAGGAGCGGGTGGTCATCTTCTCCGAGCGCATCGACACACTCGAATGGCTGCAGGCGGAGCTGCGACGGCGCCTGAAGTTCCCGGCGAAGGCATCCGGCGGGGTGCTCGCAGTCGAGGTGCTGCACGCCGGGCTCTCCGACGAGAAGATCCAGGCGGTCGTGGAGGGCTTCGGACAGAAGGCCTCGCCGATCCGGATCCTGATCGCCTCGGATATGGCCTCCGAGGGACTCAATCTGCATAAGGAGTGCCACCAGCTGGTGCACTACGACCTGCCGTGGTCGTTCATCCGGATCCAGCAGCGCAACGGCCGGGTGGACCGGTACGGGCAGATGCACTCACCGCGCATCGCGGCGCTCGCCCTGGCCGCCGACGAAGACGTGACGGACGACCTCAACGTGGTCACGAAGCTGCTGCAGAAGGAGCATGAGGCGAACCGTGCGCTGGGCGATGCCCAGGTGCTCCTCGATCTTCACGATGCGAAGATCGAGGAGGAGACCGTGATGGAGGCGATCAGGGTGGGTGAGGACCTCGATGAGGTGATCCCGGAACCGAAACCGGAGAAGCTGGATCCGTTCGCCCGATTGATCGTTCAGGGCGGGGCGCACGAGACCGACCCCGCGCCGGAGACCGCCGCACGGCTGTCGCTGTTCGACGACGACGACAACTACCTCACCGACGAGCTCTCGGACATCGCCGCGGACAGTGGCGCCGCGCTCGATCTGCATCGCGACGACGAGCGCGATCTCGTCGCCTTCGCACCTCCCGCTGATCTGATCACCCGATTCCGCGACCTGCCGCCCGACTACCTGAGCGAGCAGCGCATCGAGGAGAGGCTTCGCCTGACCGGGAGCAAGGACACCGCACGGGAACGACTGACCCGAGCCCAACGATCGCAGGACTCATTCTGGCCCGATGTGCACTTCCTCGCTCCGATCCACCCCGTGCTCGACTGGGCCGGTGACCGTGCCATCGGCCGTTTCGGCCGCAACGAGGTGCCGGTGGTGTGCGGTTCGGTCGAACAGCCCCACCTCCTCACCCAGGCCGTGTGGTCCAACGAAGCCGGACGTCCGGCCATCTCGTACTGGGGTGCGGTGACGGGGCTCCCGGGCAAGCCGGTGATGACGGAGTTCGAGACCGTGGTGCGGGACGCCGGGCTGACGGAGGCCGCGGGCAATCCCGGAATCCCCGATGACCTGATCGAGCCACTCCGGCCGCTGGTGCCGATCGCGATCGATGCGGCGACCGACCACATCCGGCGGCGTCGAGACGAATTCGAGCGTGATCTGCTCGATCGGATCGAGCGCTACCGCGCGGATCTCCGATCGTGGGAGCAGGCCGCGCTGACCGTCGCCTCCGAACCGGGCGGGCGCTCCGGTACACGCCTCGTCATCGAAGCGACGGCGGGGAGTTGGACGTCGATCATCGACTCGCTCTCGGCCTCCGGCGATCCGTTCGTCCGCGTCGTGGGCGTCATCATTCCGAAGCCGCAAGGGTGAACATGTTCGATTCGATCCACAATGCCAACGACTTCCTCTCGGAACACTGGTTGGCCGAGGTGTTCCCGAACAACCTCAAGAACCTGGCCAGGCAGTGGAAGGACGCGGCCGACCACGACAAGGCCACACCGGTGCAGGGCCTCGCCGCGATCGCCGGCGCGTACCTCGGAGGCCTCGGGGAGCCGGGCGCGGCATCCATCGAAGGGGACGCCGCACGCGTCACCGATCTGCATACGCGCCTGCTCGGTGCAGCGGGTTTTACCACAGCGCCCGTGGTCGTGGAGACCTCGCAGGCCGACACCATCATCGAGGTACCCGTCCTGGCGCGCTACGCCGGCGCCGGCGACACCGACTCCCTCCACATCCTGCAGGCCCACCCGGTGGACGGTGCCGACGCGCTGTTCGGCGGCGACGCTGAGCTGATCGAACCGCTGCGCCTGTACATGACGGCCGAGCGGATCGAGCCGGTCACCGGCGTCACCGAGGCCATCACCCAGATCTTCGTGACCGACGACGCACCCCGGTACCTGCTGGTGATCGCCGGCGCAGTGGTGCTGCTGACCGACATCGCGCGGTGGTCGGAGGGACGTTATCTGGCGTTCGACATCGCCACTGCGCTCGATCGCCGCGATCTGAAGGCCTCGGGCGAATTGGCCTGGCACGCCGGGCTCTGGTCGTCGGATGCGCTGCTGCCCGACGACGAGGGCAAGGCGGCGCTCGACCGCTACACCGAGAGTTCGGAGAAGCACGCGGTGGGCGTGAGCGAAGACCTCCGTGAAGGCCTCCGCACGTCCATCGAACTGATCGCCAACGAGGTGCTCGACCGCCGCCGCGCGGCCGGGCTGCCGGTCGAGGGCATCCCGGAACTGCCGCGCGACCTCACCACGCAATCACTGCGGTTCCTGTACCGGATCCTGTTCCTGCTGTTCGCCGAAGCGCGCCCGGAACTCGGCGTACTCCCGGTGGGCACACCCGAGTACGAATCCGGCTACGGGCTCGATCGCCTGCG contains:
- a CDS encoding GTP pyrophosphokinase — translated: MADIDYRNWDWLPTAANEISDYLKRLLTESGIRPHDVTARAKSIESFQRKWREKDYRDPLRDVTDTVAVRIITYSKTDLERSADLIRARLAVKPGEDRNPGDEKAAVEPRRRGYDCRHLVVAGEAATTESGWIISGGSLARYFERFGGLEIQIRTVAAHAWAEFEHARRYKGASYRAIGESDRETIDQLFGAASDARRSLDETFVAIDRILANPAQSDPVVSEAAATDPVDVEQNEVTPVDATTLTEFLTERYPNDGRASDAGLAFAVELVRKSGLQTIEALQAELDGQDDDRIKALMDMNTPVTQVRRLDDSLLARFGEDYIDSTGDSGNGKSRAMQLRSRFDLLRGKVGHSHYFLVGLDVPDDVSMQPLPAARTVREFARIVANRRGVAAAEVEGAISGRDDLPTSARAKQVTLDGGGAVWVATNLRRDASERLFAELSRNAEGLDVKVMRDDGRGPEHIES
- a CDS encoding UvrD-helicase domain-containing protein, whose protein sequence is MITELDPSQAAVADAAPHERLLVTAGAGQGKTEVVAARLEHLIDEGLSASREILVLSFSRAAVRAIEDRLRAAELARVNVRTFDSFASELILVAGLEPVGTFDERIRMATRLLAEDPDVNDLMSDLRHVVIDEVQDLVGDRADFVLAIVGGIDDEAGITVLGDPLQGIYDFVLSESESGTTFDELLVGLEALPGAQRVTLERDYRARGSDCVRFVEVSKQVRRMGLPDAIELIRTYRESLPHVKVVDDWQEVVGPTGRTGVLCRSNAEVLAVSAELSSSGIEHVVRRPARARGGARWIANALSGLTGPLVARSDVERALAAVLPQDEVSECWFALTRSTGRTRSGDQLNLAALRAAIRTAAVPLQLVEPDDAPVIVSTVHRAKGLEFDHVVLVGDGDGDAFGEESDASRLHLEYVALSRARDTMVIVDGRGSRGLIVERDWLPGRLQRLSGPRGRLRMSALELTRSDVEAGVPYVGAMTPASEVQRTLSSIRAGAAVTGVLDVVASTADRPVYDLTVGGSTVGRTTAAFGEALASGLSLLPGVWPGELGDMVLTSVETSAGTAEVTEDAGIGPSGLWLVPRIVGLARPGPEVMERVG
- a CDS encoding helicase-related protein yields the protein MAGDLTEMYAFREKMVDALRKDLVGPSGGMDEMIDEAPLSRYIVGALWPVQDDDDTISEQGEKADPTGAEADAEADEGSPVAESRMRFPSSVGMTFSVRASAGLVSVIPRGARYEDTSDPGSDETRWQRHPLPEVPMVVDLREAGVKRPEVADGLQLYTFVRPERDGVVTVTVALKNTRESIKGELRDSSSWFQVGLTVRAESDDIVDRSVAKNIGADADLDTAALMYRDSHSFAIGHGCAADWDRVPGARDVSEVRTEFIPTHEVHRAKPGAVEGVDLRMKTLANGAVGEITANLTALTSRYRDWIDALEGDVHSGAAHVDGGLRDVAARHFRDMRRAADRVDVGIRLLDSDADALRAFRLANRAMQLQRARQDWVRGGAEGTVGDGHDAQWRPFQIAYVLLNLPGINDPKHADRDVADLLWFPTGGGKTEAYLGLVAFVILLRRIRDSSALGVAVIMRYTLRLLTIQQFERAAMLMCSLETVREADPKLGSRPFSIGLWVGSGATPNSLREARTSLTKLANGQDLQEKNPVQLTQCPWCGTAMNDGQYSVERRPHEHLRIACGTPSCDFRNGLPVHVIDEDVYRARPELILGTVDKFAMMAWNENVGKLFARDGIGSAPELIIQDELHLISGPLGSMVGLYETAVDAACSVPSLSDERGRARPKVIASTATIRRAEEQVKAVFDRTANLFPPPGIDPDRSFFAEPSDRNELGTRQYVGVMASGTSHATLLVRVYAALLQAAADIDGEDAVRDPYWTLLGYFNSLRVLGSAYLQVEGDVRERLGVVARRSGSTKRELKTINELTSRVPSSEIPERLKALETAVGGTQSPNDVVLATNMISVGVDIDRLGLMAVMGQPQASAEYIQATSRVGRKHPGLVVTIFNSARSRDRSHYESFRPFHQSLYRAVEATSATPFAARARDRGLHGVLIAATRMLVKGMAADDAAHFASERWDDLVVIDELVTARVARVAPDEAEATESEIGRLREIWADAGDDQPNLKYKNKNFDAALMVRPEDALVNEDIDYSVHEPPWPTLQSMRDVDAESSLHHMSLRRKK
- the drmB gene encoding DUF1998 domain-containing protein, producing the protein MSESAAKARRSQLVSTYGIGGLFPSETSSYMIVGLHHWKHDKCPEVVEPRLARSLGVQELRMPAAGGRRDVPVVRFPETQICPACRRLGTTTQLGGDWNATHCRCKDGRDGAALSPFRLIIACKRGHIDDFPFFQWLHRGPRGGEGASHEMRMVSLGRTSSLDDLVLECTCGVEQKSLDGASHATAMKGVFSCKGHRPWLGPEFDQECDEVPRVLQRGASNVWFPAVRSAISIPPYSEALSKFVAKNWPFVEKVLAPDDAAAQAAANQSRGKFTAEQIVAEVLRRHGEESGEALDEAQLRRQEFKALMDGRDDNDEDPDFVCLKTVVGGNFPAVVPASLTELRKVTRLREVRALRGFSRLSGEADEVSLCALSPDRTNWLPAIEVIGEGIFVGFDRTKVTEWAESEFAQRRRKLLQRAADKQGAAFKRAPITVDIAKVALHTFAHVLIDQLSLDAGYPASALRERLFVDAEMAGMLIYTASSDSAGSLGGVASQADPHRFVEAVREGLTRLSWCTSDPVCIESPASGTDALNMAACHACVLAPETSCEENNTLLDRALLFGTHEPGEETAGLFSAHLAHA
- a CDS encoding DEAD/DEAH box helicase, whose amino-acid sequence is MADIAAGERVVVRDEEWLVRAVRTTERDGTRVEVTGLSELVRDQDAVFFDHPELDVVHRLDPRDGNLVADASPGFRRTRLWLESARRASPIPVSDTRITVGHEALLDRMDYQLRPAAQALRNLRPRILIGDAVGLGKTLEIGILLSELIRRGRGERILVVTPRAVLEQFQQELWTRFAIPLVRLDSAGIQRVKQTLPSSRNPFSYYKRAIVSIDTLKNPARYKHHLKNQHWDAVVIDECHNLINRGTQNNELARLLSAQSDAFILASATPHNGKQESFAELINMLDPTAIVDPQKYQAEDIEHLYVRRHRNSPDVKLDVAHKWRERRTPDIVGVTPTPAERAVLRELEDVWLHPTGQPVVEGKGRRLFPWTLYKAFLSSPRALRASIDRRIRAIGDEFERESMALQRLDELAAAADVATPAKLARLVDYLVGIGVAKNSEERVVIFSERIDTLEWLQAELRRRLKFPAKASGGVLAVEVLHAGLSDEKIQAVVEGFGQKASPIRILIASDMASEGLNLHKECHQLVHYDLPWSFIRIQQRNGRVDRYGQMHSPRIAALALAADEDVTDDLNVVTKLLQKEHEANRALGDAQVLLDLHDAKIEEETVMEAIRVGEDLDEVIPEPKPEKLDPFARLIVQGGAHETDPAPETAARLSLFDDDDNYLTDELSDIAADSGAALDLHRDDERDLVAFAPPADLITRFRDLPPDYLSEQRIEERLRLTGSKDTARERLTRAQRSQDSFWPDVHFLAPIHPVLDWAGDRAIGRFGRNEVPVVCGSVEQPHLLTQAVWSNEAGRPAISYWGAVTGLPGKPVMTEFETVVRDAGLTEAAGNPGIPDDLIEPLRPLVPIAIDAATDHIRRRRDEFERDLLDRIERYRADLRSWEQAALTVASEPGGRSGTRLVIEATAGSWTSIIDSLSASGDPFVRVVGVIIPKPQG